The proteins below come from a single Malus domestica chromosome 03, GDT2T_hap1 genomic window:
- the LOC103420689 gene encoding LOW QUALITY PROTEIN: uncharacterized protein C24B11.05 (The sequence of the model RefSeq protein was modified relative to this genomic sequence to represent the inferred CDS: inserted 1 base in 1 codon), producing the protein MENQVQYHQYECLLFDLDDTLYPLSSGISVQITANIKEYMIQKLGIDESEVPELCISLYKDYGTTMADLKAKGYNFDCDDFHSFVHGRLPYELLHPDPVLRGLLLSLPVRKVIFKNSDKAHAATVLKRLGIEDCFELVICFETLNPXTNNADDSVGAGVAEHIEQPNTGAVIPKTPVVSKPFEQAYEEAFKIANIDPQRTLFFDDSIRNLQTAKQCGLHMVLVGTSHRTKGVDHALESIHNMKEALPELWETSTVESENVRNSREIAIEQLVVA; encoded by the exons ATGGAAAATCAGGTTCAGTATCACCAATATGAGTGCCTTCTTTttg ATCTAGATGACACCCTTTACCCTCTGAGTTCTGGAATTTCAGTGCAAATCACTGCGAATATTAAAG AATATATGATTCAAAAGCTTGGCATTGACGAAAGTGAAGTTCCGGAATTGTGTATTTCTTTGTACAAGGATTATGGAACAACAATGGCTGATCTTAAG GCTAAGGGCTATAACTTCGATTGTGATGACTTTCATAG TTTTGTTCATGGGAGGTTACCATATGAGTTGCTTCATCCTGATCCTGTTCTGAGGGGTCTTTTACTTAGTCTGCCTGTCCGGAAAGTT ATTTTCAAGAATTCGGATAAGGCACATGCGGCTACTGTGCTCAAGAGGCTTGGAATTGAGGACTGCTTTGAGTTGGTTATATGCTTTGAGACACTGAATC ACACCAACAATGCTGATGATTCTGTTGGTGCAGGTGTAGCTGAACACATTGAACAACCAAATACTGGTGCGGTAATACCAAAGACCCCAGTTGTCTCCAAACCATTTGAACAGGCATATGAAGAAGCTTTTAAGATAGCAAACATCGACCCTCAAAGAACG ttattcttcgaCGATAGCATTCGGAATTTACAAACTGCAAAGCAGTGTGGCCTCCACATGGTATTG GTTGGCACCTCTCACCGAACTAAAGGCGTGGACCATGCACTTGAGAGCATCCATAATATGAAGGAAGCACTGCCAGAACTGTGGGAAACCAGCACTGTGGAGTCTGAAAATGTCCGGAATTCACGAGAGATTGCAATTGAGCAACTGGTAGTAGCTTAG
- the LOC103420714 gene encoding uncharacterized protein gives MAKRELSSTLRNLKFMQRATQREVKKEEDVKPAVDFAFPSRQIRKCVVIVEGDPQPEAVRGRMSFQSFNPAIDKLNQVPENPGQPAAAATSSSIHSEKVSFRENGSSMDEAGCSNTDKSNGEPNGDHKRKQSEEVSGKQHPNKSPKLNQVGQQSSPNTSKGSFRKPKGENLNWNVLRPSKGQNKRG, from the exons ATGGCGAAGCGAGAGCTTTCCAGCACTCTCAGGAACTTAAAG TTTATGCAAAGAGCAACTCAGAGAGAGgtgaagaaagaggaagatgtCAAACCAGCTGTGGATTTTGCTTTCCCTTCCCGCCAAATAAGAAAGTG CGTGGTCATAGTGGAAGGTGACCCTCAACCTGAAGCAGTTAGAGGGCGGATGTcgtttcaaagtttcaatccagcGATTGAT AAACTGAATCAAGTACCGGAAAACCCTGGTCAGCCTGCTGCCGCTGCCACATCTTCTAGCATCCATAGTGAAAAAGTGTCATTTAG AGAAAATGGATCCTCGATGGATGAAGCAGGGTGCTCAAATACTGACAAGTCGAACGGTGAGCCTAATGGAGACCATAAAAGAAAACAGTCCGAAGAAGTTTCTGGGAAACAACATCCGAACAAGTCGCCCAAACTTAATCAAGTTGGTCAGCAGTCATCACCAAATACAAGTAAGGGCTCCTTCAGGAAACCAAAGGGTGAAAACCTGAACTGGAATGTTCTCAGACCATCAAAGGGTCAAAACAAAAGAGGCTAA
- the LOC103420698 gene encoding uncharacterized protein, translating to MAYEDFRTSAFEQSYRCYPVSFIEKPHLEKGDKIIMPPSALDRLASLQIDYPMLFELNNPTVGRVTHCGVLEFVADEGLIYLPYWMMQNMLLQEGDICQVKNKSLVKGTYVKLQPHTTDFLDISNPKAILETTLRSYSCLTTGDTIMVPYNNRQYYINIVETKPSPAISIIETDCEVDFAPPLDYVEPVKPAPPTLSKKRPQEAEEVQPEKIPKFNPFTGSARRLDGKPMTESVAPVSAPILKQHQQESENGTKDSKSSTCAARKSGKLVFGSNGDLPMKETPKVAPKNGKPEPSKKAEDTPQKAEEPKFQAFTGKKYSLKG from the exons ATG GCTTATGAAGACTTTCGTACTTCAGCGTTTGAGCAAAGTTACCGTTGTTACCCTGTATCGTTTATTGAGAAG CCACATCTGGAGAAGGGTGataaaa TTATAATGCCTCCCTCAGCTCTTGACCGCCTCG CATCTTTGCAGATCGACTACCCTATGTTGTTTGAACTTAACAATCCTACTGTTGGACGAGTTACTCATTGTGGGGTTTTGGAATTTGTTGCTGATGAGGGTCTAATATATTTACCATACTGG ATGATGCAGAACATGCTCCTTCAAGAGGGAGACATATGTCAAGTAAAAAACAAAAGCCTAGTAAAGGGAACATATGTGAAGTTGCAGCCTCACACTACGGACTTCCTTGATATCTCAAACCCCAAAGCCAT TTTGGAAACTACATTGAGGAGCTACTCTTGCTTAACCACTGGTGATACTATCATGGTTCCTTATAACAATAGGCAGTATTACATTAACATAGTTGAAACAAAACCCTCCCCTGCAATCAGTATAATTGAGACGGACTGTGAGGTTGATTTCGCCCCTCCGCTTGATTATGTGGAACCGGTAAAACCTGCACCACCTACTTTGTCTAAGAAGAGACCACAAGAAG CTGAAGAGGTACAACCTGAAAAGATACCAAAATTCAATCCCTTCACTGGTTCAGCAAGACGACTGGATGGAAAACCGATGACAGAATCAGTTGCACCAGTTTCCGCTCCCATACTGAAGCAGCACCAACAGGAGAGTGAAAATGGAACCAAGGATTCTAAGTCATCAACTTGTGCCGCACGTAAATCTGGAAAGCTTGTGTTCGGTTCAAATGGCGACCTACCCATGAAAGAAACCCCAAAA GTTGCCCCAAAGAACGGCAAGCCAGAGCCATCTAAGAAGGCAGAAGATACACCTCAGAAGGCAGAAGAGCCAAAGTTCCAAGCATTCACGGGGAAGAAGTATTCGCTGAAAGGGTGA